aaaattatattgttttcattAATCGCCAAAGACAAAAAGAAGCGACGTAGATAAGAAAATAGTTCATATGAATATTCGTATAGCAAAGatttattttcgatatataGCACTAAAAAAATAGTAGTAATATTCAAATGAGGCTTTTTTCTCATTACTATGAGTTCTATAATCATAAGTTATGAATCATAATTTTGCaatcctttataaaaaaaaaagctctaTTTTCCAATGTTTATCTAAATGATACTTTTTGATTAACTTTTGCAAGGTTGGATAGGAGCCAGGAAAAATGCTAATGTACTTAGCACCATATTTTAGTTTATCtgttaaaaaatgcattaattgTCTTTTAAATGCATATGTCGGAGCCAACTAGCTTAATTAACCGTTCAATTAAAGGCTACTTAAATACATTCAGCCATTCAATCAAACAGCTGGATCGATAACATTTACATAACAcaagtcatttaaatttagttccattTCCTGTCACCTCGCGCTGAAGCCCACACACTAACAATATGGAGTCGGCAAGCAAGAATATTGTTGAACGTAGTCACAAAAATAATGTGAATTTAACTGAGGTTAACTCGAGTAATTTAAATTTCGATcgaaaatttgttgaatatgACGAACAACATCAAGGTAGGTTTGATTTGTTTCcataacttaaatttatttggCATATTCCCGCAGACATTAATTATGTATTCCATAGGCATACATTAATTATAGAGCGTTGTTTTGCCATTTTACCAGGCTAATATCCTTAACCAGGGAATGTAATTGTATTCCTGCTGTGAATCAGTGACGCAATAATGAAtgtgcttgttttaaaaacaaagttatttgTGGATCCAAATGCCATGGAAGTTTAACTTGCGttagcaaataatattttaattatttacatgtatacTTTATTACTAAGTTACACTACTTTATCTCATGATTACCGAAAATTTCCAATGtaagatattttctttttgtaatatgGTCACCCTTTTATTGCATGAATTGCCTAAACATCAGTCAGTCAATTCATTAAATGTTATATTCGACGTTACGGATGATTATTATTCAGGCAGCTAATTGAACGGcgccgtttagtaaaaaggctaggcTATTAATTGAACGGTTAATTAAGAGCTAGTTGGCCACTGCACATATACGAatgtaaattttagtttttgctaTCGAAAAGAACTTTTATTACAAGTGTTACTTTATGAATTCGATAATGAGTTTTATAagtgttttttcgttttaattttcttaagttttattttattctaattataatttcttttaggCGTTCTTATGAAAGCTTAGATCTATTACGATTTTATATTATCTCTGTtgttacaattaataaatatattatataaatatttatttataataaataaatatgtatttatcaatatagtgattgtttttataatttattattattattattaataatgtaatgggcgataaataaaaataaaataataagcatttattttagtattaaataatacgttttcagGCGACGcggttttgaaatatttgtacagAGATAGATAGCCTTCTAACCGATTAGgctataatattcatatttacattaaaataatagttttcgaatattttttgtcgCAGATATTTTAACTGCGGATCTTTATTTACAAAGTCTCAACATCCTCGCGTGTTCAGCCATGGACATAagaacattaataataaaattttcgtttttataacaACACAGTCACGTAAAATTACTTCAATTACACCACATACATGCATTCATCCACGTCAcatgttttcatttaaatttaaacaatacgTCACTATTTAAGAATAAACACACGAACAATGTTAAATGTGTTACGAAAAATCGTGCCCctattaatacaaaaatcgaaaatacattagctaccagtttaaaaacaaaatcgatttaACAACGGAAAACATTTTTCACAGAGAAAAACACTTACAAAAAGTCAATTGTTCAATGACGACGATACATCAAAAATATCTCACACAACATTTTCACAATCAGAAAAAATGACATGACAATGAAACAGATTGTATATagctgatatatatatatagttcatCGTTTTTTTGGCCAATACATAATTGAACAAAGGCCAGTAAATAATGCTTTTGGCTCAATTAAACTCCATAATTCAGCAATAATTAGTTGTCATTGTGACTTCATACTTACTAGCTTTCGACTACGTGCTCGTACCTCTTGACGTGTATTCGTATATTCAAACCATAAAACATTTGGTATTAATGTTGTGTCAcgtaataataaaaactcaGATATTTTCCACGATACTATTTGTGGATATAATGgtgtaaatattaaacatgtTAATGTGAACCATATTGTTGCAAATATGATACCAACAATTGCACCACACAATACTTGTGATATTGTATGGTATTGTAAGTATATGCGACTAAAGCATACAACTAATGCTGATATTACACAActggatattattattatttttgaaatattctccATTATTGTGTTATTGTTCATATGATGTAATctgaaattatagaaatataatgATTTAGTCAAATTAGATATATCTGATAATTGTAGTAAAAGGTgtagaattttgtttaaatttgtatgcaccctgtatcattttttatgtcGGTATGTAAACATTGAATAACTTTGACATATGCCATCTGATTGAGTTAATAGACCTTaatcatgaaaaacagaaatgctttatgataattttttatgaaaatataggtcgagtagagcctgtaactcaaaaattacgcatttttagcaataaaaacactatgaaaaaaaattgttaaaaagtcacaatatttgaaatattttaaaactattttttttggctccaccgcacacgtgatctgtgatgtcaatccgacaagcaatgacaataaaacagtgtcaacagttgtattaatatatcactattatcaactttaaatgacgtcaaaccaaccttcgtgtaacatcgaGTGTTttcggatcgttttcgccaatttgaattttaatgatttgcaatgtctgttttctcggtcatatggcttcaaataaatcggggaaaaaaattagcccatttatcaagacatttactttcatttaaaaaaaaagaaaaaaaaaatgtgaaaaaggtctattagaTTCTATTACATTGAAAGATAATTGCTTCTATTACATTGAAAATAGTCATTCAATTGTGTAAAGTCAACGTGCAGATCATCGAAAATATCGTGGCTAACAGGCTAATTCGTCgtttggtatcaaattttgTTGAGCACGGGACAGTGGAAAATCCTCAATATATGCCGTTCATCAATGATCAAAGCGTTCCGATGAACTGACTGAAGCGGTCAGAGAGAACCCAAAAATCACGTTGCTCAGAGCCCAAAAGTGTCGTACCGTTACCGCGCTCAGCATTTTGACGTCAGTGGAACCACTTTGTAGTGTATTTTGAAGGttgatttgcatttttttttcgtatcaagGCAACCATTCGTGCCGAAATAATCGTCCAAGATAACGCAGCAAAAAGGGCACATTTTGTTTTGATCAAAAGAGGCGGCGGCCACTTGTTTGATGTTGCTTTCAAaaactaattcaaataaattgcaAAGGACCCAATTGAATGACCTCACAAATAGAAAttggttgttttttttcaaagttattcAATGTTTACATACCGACATAAAAGATGGCGCAACTGTTATAGaatgtttataaattcaatataaagGTTGGAAGAGGTTATaccagaatttattttaaatattttttaccaataaaTCTTGCTCACAATACTAGCTCACATGACGTTTCCTAACACTAAACACTGTTCTGTTTGAAATTATAGAGCATAAAGTTATCTTAAGTTACAATTTTTATGTGTCTAGTCTTTTTACTTAAgatatttctatcgaaaaaggAGAGAATGCTATATcttagaaagagaaaaaatatagttttctaGATAGTAGTTGTATTACTTCAGTAAATCTGTCACGGCTACAACAAATACTTTCATATATTGCTCACCTCTATGTTCACAGTTAGAGCACACAGAGTAAATTTAACAGCGTTGCCGTTGTACAATTCACTTCTAGATTAGATTAAATATTCgtcaaaaattaatctttgttTTTTCGTTAACTAAGCGGCTTCTacctattttcaaaaatatacttttcatGGACAGGAAACGATTTAAAAACAGGTAATTTATTTTACCTATATTTAGTTTGAcatgaataaaaagaaaattacctaataataacaaaatatacgaCATAAGTCGCAAAAAACCACATGAATTGGGAATGTGATGATGGCATACCATACTCGTTATAAACAGTTTCTCTGGCTACTGGACGTGGCTCTCGTATGGTGTGTTTCAAGGCAGAGTTTAATATTTCACATAAAAGTGatccaataaaaaatgttatctaaaaaataccaattaaaaaaatattaataatttactaaaattaaaaaaatgaaatttattgttctattttttttttttttttaagtattttactCGACggccaattttttcaaaaaaaaattcccaatttctttttattgaatacgaaagttaattaataagtgATTAATGAAAttctaatgaaaaatttcaaaaaacacatttttttttcaattttaaaatctctGCTTCCAATGTAAAGTAAAGTCCTAAATGCGCCACTAAGCCTGACGGGTTGGTGATAAAGTATCCTGCATAGAGCCTAGAAAAACGTCCTATAGAAATAGACGTTTGTCGCTCTAAACGTAAAGACTGTGTCGCTATATGTGATGAGAAAATCACaaggataataaatttaaaggaTGCTATTTTAGGCAAGTGAAGCTATAGGATTCTGCAGGGACCAGACCCCACCCAAAAAGCCCCTACAACATTCTAAGCCTGACGTCCTGCAGATTGCTGCAGGAACAAATAATATGTATGGAAGTTTCATCGATCTCCATACAGACCCTACAAGTGAGATCATCATATATCCCCGTGTTACAAAACAGAAGGTGGTAGTTCAATTGCCAGTGTCCTTTCGAGAGTCCCACCACtcttctcaactgtgctctaaTGAAGGCGAGCACAGTCGAATGGCCTAGCTGTTGTTATTCACAGTTTGGCCTATCGCATGCTCTGCGCAAAGTCCCCGTAATCAAGTTGGGCTTCTCGTAGCCATTCCTTGATTCGGAACTGTTACATGAAaactaaaacacaataaatgaaagattattaaattttaaatttgatttgaaatgcTTAAAGTTTCCCCCGAAAATCTACAGATATTTAGCTATAAAGAATTGCTGTTGGTAACTCTTTACAAATGTTACATTTATTGACGACAAAACGAGGTGTCGTCCAGAGTCTTCACCAGTCAAGGGTCTCCACTAATTCGAaagaaatcagaaaattttcttatatttttgtcGATTCACTTTTTAATCCGacagaaacaaataaatttttttaacgaaagatTCCATAGCGTGGCCGTTGGaagttttatagaatttttgtgcgaataattttgcaaaatagTGTCTAATCTACTTTTTGTAATGCAGAAATGGCACTGTGCATGTATTTATCGACGATGGTGAAGAATAGTAGTGGCGTTGAGAGATGTTTCTTGAAACTTAagatcattaaaatatattgcgaACATCAATAAGTCAAGAACGCTAAGAATAAACGTTTGAAATGTATCATGCATGTTGCCCAGCTTGAGTTTACGTATACAAATAATATCTAAAAAGTTTAAGGGGTCTCATCCAAATGTTGGCTCCAGAGCCTTCGAATTTAAAAGCCGATCCTGTTTATAATACTTGTTTCATAAGGCTTTTTTAAGGATATAAAACTGgatcacattttattttcatagcatattcaaattattatccagcaaattattcaataaacaagcTTCTATTTAGGGAAaacatttactaaaattttaaatacaatcatACCGTATGCATATCTCTTCGAAATATAATAAGTGTAATAAATCCAACGACGATAACTAACGGtgccaagctaataaaagccaaaattttaccaaataaatcatctgaaacattaaaaatcatttccatTATTGATGcagaatgtttttaattaatcgtATAATCGACATACGTTTAATacatttatcttatttatttatatctcgAAATATACATTCAAACATTAAACGTAAGTCGTAACTTTATATGTTAAACGTATGTTTTGAACTTGTGTCAAACAATGTATTTAATAGCAACAAAATTTTACGTAGATTTTGCCAGATAGAAATAATTACTGATTGTAAATTTACCTTTTGGATATTCGACAAGAGTTAAAGATATTGGAACCCATTCTATTCTgttaacattattaaataattttgaagttgAATCTGGAGGATCTTCATACGTTGCCATTTTTGTAAACTCACTGAACTCTATATTTacagagactatatcagtaCACAGATGAATAAGTTAAATGCGTAAGTTTAAGGCGATTTTTATTTCTAACGGGCGATGATAGATGGTGTAACAAgctagtaaattataaataaaaacaaaaaaatttttagtttataggTAGtactgaaatattttagttgacaaatattttaagtttaagtttGTAACAACTGATAAATTTGTCATATTTGTTAATAACTGAAAACTTAATCAAGTatcatatattaattttgaattctttTGTAAACAATgacacattaaatttaatatatttggtataaaattaaaatatggcaTTGTGTTCAATTCGTTCAAATTAATTTCGTTAAGTGTTGAGAACGATcacaaaaccaaaaacaaatgttatttaGAACAGACAAAAACATGTTATTTACACATTTCATTTCTAAGTAAGTTTTTAGATGATATATATCAATCAGTATCTTATCCAAATAatctagaaataataattttgaagatgAGGTAGTCGTCGAGACGAAGATGAGGTTATTATAAGTCACCCACATTTGGCCTCATGCACATCATTACTAATTGTTAATCCACAGGACTTAGTAACgttttgtagtaaaaaattaaaggtaCTTGGAAactattatctttttattaagaataatgAAGGTTAATGAACAACGatatcgcaaatttttttaaaagctgttggttagactttaaaattaataaatttcattcttttgattcgaatcgaaatttttatattcaggcatccagggccggatttaaatttctgccgccctggggcactgaagaaaatgccgccctatgactgaaattttatttaatagttttgatatcttattttttaagaattagaatagctaattaattgcagaaaaaagaaccggttcataacgagctgaccatctggttgcagataaagtttttaacgcaattcttttttcagtatgagactgtaagacttcccagcgatgcgtcgatgcagtaaaaaagttgtataaagtttgtactgtatgaaagaatgaaatccctgatacattattcgcgttatcatat
This genomic interval from Chrysoperla carnea chromosome 1, inChrCarn1.1, whole genome shotgun sequence contains the following:
- the LOC123304703 gene encoding dolichyldiphosphatase 1-like; this encodes MATYEDPPDSTSKLFNNVNRIEWVPISLTLVEYPKDDLFGKILAFISLAPLVIVVGFITLIIFRRDMHTITFFIGSLLCEILNSALKHTIREPRPVARETVYNEYGMPSSHSQFMWFFATYVVYFVIIRLHHMNNNTIMENISKIIIISSCVISALVVCFSRIYLQYHTISQVLCGAIVGIIFATIWFTLTCLIFTPLYPQIVSWKISEFLLLRDTTLIPNVLWFEYTNTRQEVRARSRKLVSMKSQ